In Alicyclobacillus vulcanalis, the following are encoded in one genomic region:
- a CDS encoding SGNH/GDSL hydrolase family protein, protein MAVKVVHMGDSIAYGECASAPSRAYPLVAARAIAAERHTAVDTCVIAQPGWTSWNLAQAVSADPAAFTGADVALMFVGGDDLIQAGLATLNGGRLRRQLAEAYARYARNFDRIAGACQRQGIPLVCCTLYNPFPRSPIAVAAVSGLNQVIVQRAMARGIPVAPVDAWFAGREPLVIAGYRSGRLEDILRGGEAPVHPNDLGHRLIGLGLARYISPLAEARHRLGSTAVSHSRR, encoded by the coding sequence ATGGCCGTGAAGGTGGTTCATATGGGCGACTCCATCGCGTACGGCGAGTGCGCGTCCGCACCTTCGCGCGCGTACCCCCTCGTCGCGGCCCGCGCGATCGCGGCCGAACGCCACACGGCCGTGGACACGTGCGTCATCGCGCAGCCTGGGTGGACGAGTTGGAACCTGGCCCAGGCCGTGAGTGCAGACCCGGCGGCTTTCACGGGCGCGGACGTCGCGCTCATGTTCGTCGGCGGCGACGACCTCATTCAAGCCGGCCTTGCCACCCTGAACGGAGGCCGCCTGCGCCGCCAGCTCGCGGAGGCCTATGCCCGCTACGCGCGCAACTTCGACCGGATTGCTGGGGCGTGCCAGCGGCAAGGCATCCCGCTCGTGTGCTGCACCCTGTACAATCCGTTTCCGCGTTCACCCATCGCGGTGGCGGCCGTGTCGGGCCTCAATCAGGTCATCGTGCAGCGCGCCATGGCGCGTGGCATCCCCGTCGCCCCGGTCGACGCCTGGTTCGCTGGGCGAGAGCCCCTCGTCATCGCCGGCTACCGCTCTGGACGCCTGGAGGACATCCTGAGGGGCGGCGAAGCGCCAGTGCATCCGAACGATCTCGGCCACCGGCTGATAGGCCTTGGGCTTGCGCGCTACATCTCACCCCTTGCGGAGGCACGACATAGGCTAGGAAGCACGGCCGTTTCGCACAGTCGGAGGTGA
- a CDS encoding recombinase family protein, which yields MWTAVYTRVSTEHQAQAGHGLDVQRDACVQYALSLGASPDQIRLYEEAGGSGEDMDRPELMRLLDDVRRGLVDRVVVKHPDRLSRNVADKAIVVRELSACGVKLHFVDVPNWDESDEAVLLFHVISSIAEYELRQIRRRTLAGKLRAVRDGKVMPSGVDPYGYRYEAGQYAVVPEEAEIVRLIYRWYGMDGLSLRQIADRLDNMGVPTKTRQAARWHHSTVARILGNPLYQGTWLYNRRRTQKKHARTGAGARRGRGRQVVAVRDPSDWIAVQVPAIVDPALARAVEKRKRRGERRGSASRHSFLSGRLVCARCQRLWRHEACQTSGGLVRRFRRPPAERGERACPFRCARVPAEQVERAVWRELVRRVRDAGIAPVSSAVREGAGGWLTDDQASIRQAIRAALNKRHRAQDLYVSGHLDRAEALNKVAEATRRVREGWMEACRLCHARRQQEVAQAAMWEALESSADVELQRLWLDTFVSRVEMDAAGDEIRLAVVGWLGGATGWSVDDTLAT from the coding sequence ATGTGGACCGCCGTGTACACGAGGGTATCGACCGAGCATCAGGCGCAGGCGGGGCACGGGCTCGACGTCCAGCGCGACGCGTGCGTGCAGTATGCGCTGTCGCTAGGCGCCTCGCCGGATCAAATACGCCTGTACGAAGAGGCGGGCGGATCGGGCGAAGACATGGACCGCCCCGAGCTGATGAGGCTCCTCGACGACGTGCGGCGCGGGCTCGTGGACCGCGTGGTGGTGAAACACCCCGATCGCTTGTCGCGCAATGTGGCGGACAAGGCGATTGTGGTGCGCGAACTGTCCGCGTGCGGCGTCAAGCTGCATTTCGTCGACGTCCCAAACTGGGATGAATCGGACGAAGCCGTCTTGTTGTTTCATGTAATTTCCAGCATCGCCGAGTACGAGCTGCGCCAAATCCGGCGGCGCACGCTCGCGGGCAAACTGCGTGCGGTGCGAGACGGCAAGGTGATGCCGTCCGGCGTCGATCCGTACGGCTATCGCTACGAAGCGGGTCAGTATGCCGTGGTGCCGGAGGAGGCCGAGATCGTCCGCCTGATCTACCGCTGGTACGGCATGGACGGCCTGAGCCTGCGCCAAATCGCGGACCGCCTGGACAACATGGGGGTGCCGACGAAGACGCGCCAGGCCGCGCGGTGGCACCACAGCACGGTGGCGCGCATTTTGGGCAACCCGCTTTACCAGGGCACGTGGCTGTACAACAGGCGGCGCACGCAGAAGAAGCATGCGCGCACCGGGGCGGGCGCGCGCCGAGGTCGTGGTCGGCAGGTCGTCGCCGTTCGCGATCCGTCCGATTGGATTGCGGTGCAGGTGCCTGCCATCGTCGATCCGGCCCTTGCCCGGGCGGTTGAAAAGCGGAAGCGGCGGGGCGAGCGGCGTGGGTCCGCGTCTCGCCACTCGTTTCTCTCGGGCAGGCTGGTCTGTGCGCGCTGTCAACGGCTGTGGCGCCACGAGGCATGTCAGACGTCAGGTGGGTTGGTGCGCCGGTTTCGGCGCCCGCCGGCCGAGCGCGGGGAGCGTGCCTGTCCGTTTCGCTGCGCGCGCGTGCCTGCGGAGCAGGTTGAGCGGGCCGTGTGGCGCGAACTGGTCCGCCGCGTGCGCGACGCCGGGATCGCCCCGGTTTCGAGCGCTGTGCGCGAGGGCGCGGGCGGCTGGCTGACCGACGACCAAGCGAGCATTCGCCAAGCGATCCGAGCGGCGCTCAACAAGCGCCATCGCGCCCAGGATCTGTACGTGTCTGGTCATCTGGACCGCGCCGAGGCGCTCAACAAGGTGGCCGAGGCAACCCGGCGCGTGCGCGAGGGATGGATGGAGGCTTGCCGCCTTTGCCACGCGCGCCGGCAGCAGGAAGTCGCGCAAGCGGCGATGTGGGAGGCGCTGGAGTCGAGCGCGGACGTGGAGTTGCAGCGGCTTTGGCTCGATACGTTCGTGTCGCGCGTGGAAATGGATGCGGCGGGAGATGAGATCAGGCTCGCCGTGGTGGGCTGGCTGGGCGGAGCGACAGGTTGGAGTGTCGACGACACGTTGGCGACGTGA
- a CDS encoding DedA family protein, whose protein sequence is MHFQEIIQHYGYAGVFFIIFVEAIGFPFPAETTLTLAGIEWSKGVFHLVPLWLMGCLGNVVGSAVAYGIGWFLGRPVVLYFGKYVGITDKKLDMVNDRFQRYELAVIFIAKFIAGVRIIVPYLAGINRMNPVKFFTVNTLAAVVWSGAFIIAGKYIGEEVSRYWPFLKHHLWLAAILVAVIVAAIVALRVVERKKLHGSKGGEKAPADRKRAEP, encoded by the coding sequence GTGCATTTTCAGGAGATCATTCAGCATTACGGCTATGCGGGCGTCTTTTTCATCATCTTCGTCGAGGCCATCGGGTTTCCCTTTCCAGCTGAGACGACGCTGACACTCGCCGGGATCGAATGGTCCAAAGGCGTGTTCCATCTCGTCCCCTTGTGGCTCATGGGCTGCCTTGGCAACGTGGTCGGGTCGGCGGTCGCGTATGGGATCGGCTGGTTTTTGGGACGCCCCGTCGTCTTGTACTTCGGCAAGTATGTCGGCATCACGGACAAAAAGCTCGACATGGTCAACGACCGTTTTCAGCGCTATGAATTGGCCGTGATTTTCATCGCCAAGTTTATCGCGGGTGTCCGCATCATCGTGCCGTACCTGGCCGGTATCAACCGCATGAACCCCGTCAAATTCTTCACCGTGAATACCCTCGCGGCCGTGGTATGGTCTGGCGCCTTCATCATCGCCGGCAAGTATATTGGCGAGGAAGTCAGCCGCTACTGGCCGTTCCTCAAGCATCACCTCTGGCTCGCTGCCATTCTCGTTGCCGTGATCGTGGCTGCCATTGTGGCGCTGCGCGTCGTGGAGCGGAAGAAGTTGCATGGCTCGAAGGGCGGCGAAAAAGCCCCTGCAGATCGAAAACGAGCAGAACCCTGA
- a CDS encoding S1C family serine protease, with the protein MRRRRWDYEDWPSENRRVGVWLASGTALLAICYILGIWTGAALTRGHSQTTVEYVPPQTGNTASTSGSLTPIPGVEDTTIVTQIYNRVKNSIFTITAVSGGKPTSSDAEEDIGTGFLIDHNGDLLTNAHVVGSATTVQVSGDNRQFVGRVIDADQLDDLAIVRIPAPKSLEPLPLGSVKSLQPGSLVIAIGNPFELTSSVSSGIVSGLNRSMSESNGHVMNGMIQTDAPLNPGNSGGPLLNAAGQVVGINTLIESPIEGSIGIGFAIPIDRFIQLEPELLAGKPVAHAWLGIEGMDIDNLMRQALHLPVASGVYVTEVTPGGPAAKAGLRGDSNAAKLNSLSQSANPYALLKGNGDIIVGIDGKQVSSIEQLTQDINQDQPGQTVVLTVLRAGKTLHVRVTLGTWPSSQNP; encoded by the coding sequence ATGCGGCGTCGACGTTGGGATTACGAGGACTGGCCGAGTGAGAACAGGCGTGTCGGCGTGTGGCTCGCGAGCGGGACCGCGCTGCTTGCCATCTGCTACATCCTCGGCATCTGGACGGGTGCGGCGCTCACGCGCGGTCATTCCCAGACGACCGTGGAATACGTTCCTCCCCAGACGGGCAACACCGCGAGCACGTCCGGATCGCTCACGCCGATCCCGGGCGTCGAGGACACGACCATAGTGACGCAGATTTATAACCGAGTGAAAAATAGCATCTTTACCATTACGGCCGTCTCCGGAGGCAAGCCGACGTCGAGCGACGCAGAAGAAGATATCGGCACGGGGTTCCTGATCGATCACAACGGCGATCTCTTGACCAACGCGCATGTCGTCGGATCGGCCACAACGGTCCAGGTGTCCGGGGACAACCGCCAATTCGTCGGCCGCGTGATTGACGCCGACCAGCTGGACGATCTCGCCATCGTTCGCATCCCGGCGCCCAAATCGCTGGAACCGCTGCCGTTGGGATCGGTGAAGTCGCTTCAGCCGGGCAGCCTGGTCATCGCCATCGGCAACCCGTTTGAGCTGACCTCGAGCGTCAGCTCGGGCATCGTGAGCGGACTCAACCGGTCGATGTCCGAGTCGAACGGGCACGTGATGAACGGCATGATCCAGACGGACGCGCCGCTCAACCCTGGAAATTCGGGAGGCCCGCTGCTCAACGCGGCAGGACAGGTCGTCGGCATCAACACGCTGATCGAAAGCCCTATCGAGGGGTCCATCGGCATTGGCTTTGCCATTCCTATCGACCGGTTTATCCAGCTCGAGCCAGAATTGCTCGCCGGCAAACCCGTCGCGCACGCCTGGCTCGGCATCGAGGGAATGGACATCGACAACCTGATGCGTCAAGCGCTGCACTTGCCTGTGGCCTCGGGCGTCTATGTGACCGAAGTGACCCCGGGCGGCCCCGCCGCGAAAGCGGGGCTGCGCGGAGATTCGAACGCGGCCAAGTTGAACAGTCTAAGCCAGTCGGCCAATCCGTACGCGCTGCTCAAGGGGAACGGGGACATCATCGTCGGGATTGACGGCAAGCAGGTCTCCAGCATCGAACAGTTGACGCAGGATATCAACCAAGATCAACCGGGTCAGACGGTGGTGCTCACCGTGTTGCGCGCAGGCAAAACCCTGCACGTGCGCGTCACGCTCGGGACCTGGCCATCCAGCCAAAATCCGTGA
- a CDS encoding dynamin family protein: MNERDRALMRLRELRDLVEGMEGVDCRLLERALQRLEQRATTIAVFGAFSAGKSSLLNALLGRALLAVSPQPTTAAITSIHPATGDARVEISAKTHEELWQDVQALVTALGLRASSLEDAIQLAAGLLPAKFPVHLRRHIRFLKALAEGYPEMGPRIGSRWAATLAELRDFSADEKRAAYVSQVDVWADSPLGRRGYIFVDTPGVDSIHRRHTNVAFHYMREADAVLFVMYYTHAFSQADREFLLQLAGVQDVAGTNKLFSVVNAVDLAESEEELQAVLERVRQDERRLGVREPRVYPVSAQLALAARLLAADPSDETALTIARARLGRDDFTPTPEQIQHLERLAGLAALESDLADFCTHEADRLALDLVERTRQALIRDVEAAYEKVTLAITADEAERERQRAQIQKAQALVADASSSVGARAVPPLARELSELLFHAGERVRFAYRDMFREAFHPGRFRLGNPQDKLREAAKEFADALGRRVEIELRTFALRAEQLAARAAHQDAKRLADAWPVQAVPVREPELSLQLAAADEAITLEDDMLAPYFRHFRSAKQFFEEGGQVAMMDAAMPAVLEQVKTKLDEVGGRLAEEAQRALVDSLSAFYDDLASSLDALAAQLEAPRDPAERDRLREVLSALRAGA; encoded by the coding sequence ATGAATGAGCGGGACCGCGCGCTCATGCGCCTTCGGGAGCTTCGCGACTTGGTCGAGGGTATGGAGGGCGTCGATTGCAGGTTGCTCGAGCGCGCCCTGCAACGGTTGGAACAAAGGGCGACCACGATTGCCGTCTTCGGAGCGTTTTCGGCTGGCAAGTCGTCGCTTCTCAATGCCCTGTTGGGGCGGGCTCTCTTGGCCGTCTCTCCGCAACCTACGACGGCCGCCATCACCAGCATTCATCCGGCAACGGGTGACGCGCGGGTCGAGATTTCGGCCAAGACACACGAGGAGCTGTGGCAGGACGTCCAAGCCCTCGTGACGGCACTCGGCCTGCGGGCATCGAGCTTGGAAGACGCGATTCAGCTGGCGGCCGGCCTCTTGCCGGCGAAGTTTCCGGTCCACCTGCGGCGGCATATTCGTTTTCTCAAGGCGCTCGCCGAAGGGTATCCCGAGATGGGGCCGCGGATCGGTTCGCGTTGGGCGGCAACGCTTGCGGAGCTTCGCGATTTTTCCGCAGACGAAAAACGCGCGGCTTACGTCAGCCAAGTGGACGTGTGGGCCGATTCTCCGCTCGGCCGGCGTGGGTACATCTTCGTCGACACGCCTGGCGTCGACTCCATTCATCGCCGTCACACCAACGTGGCGTTTCACTACATGCGCGAAGCGGATGCCGTCCTGTTCGTGATGTATTACACGCACGCCTTCAGCCAGGCGGACCGCGAGTTCCTGCTGCAGCTCGCTGGCGTGCAGGACGTGGCAGGGACCAACAAGTTGTTTTCGGTCGTCAACGCCGTCGATCTCGCCGAGAGCGAGGAAGAACTGCAGGCCGTGCTCGAGCGCGTGCGGCAAGACGAGCGGCGGCTCGGCGTGCGCGAGCCCCGCGTCTATCCCGTGTCGGCGCAGCTCGCCCTCGCGGCTCGCCTGCTCGCCGCCGATCCGAGCGACGAGACCGCGCTGACCATCGCGCGCGCCCGCCTGGGTCGTGACGATTTCACGCCTACCCCAGAGCAGATTCAGCACCTCGAACGGCTTGCTGGGCTCGCGGCGCTCGAGTCCGATCTCGCCGACTTCTGCACCCACGAAGCGGACAGGCTGGCGCTCGATCTCGTCGAACGCACGCGCCAAGCCCTGATACGCGATGTCGAAGCGGCATACGAGAAGGTCACGCTTGCGATCACGGCGGACGAGGCGGAGCGCGAGCGGCAGCGCGCCCAGATCCAGAAGGCGCAGGCGCTCGTGGCGGATGCGTCGTCCTCCGTCGGTGCGCGCGCTGTACCGCCGCTCGCGCGGGAACTGAGCGAGCTTTTGTTTCACGCGGGAGAACGCGTTCGCTTCGCCTATCGCGACATGTTCCGCGAGGCCTTCCACCCCGGCCGTTTCCGCCTCGGCAATCCGCAGGACAAGCTGCGTGAGGCGGCCAAGGAGTTCGCGGACGCGCTCGGCCGCCGCGTCGAAATTGAGCTTCGGACATTCGCGCTTCGGGCCGAGCAGTTGGCGGCAAGGGCGGCCCATCAAGACGCCAAGCGGCTCGCGGATGCATGGCCGGTGCAGGCGGTGCCCGTGCGAGAGCCCGAGCTTTCGCTGCAGCTCGCCGCGGCGGACGAAGCCATCACGCTGGAGGATGACATGCTCGCCCCGTACTTCCGGCACTTTCGCTCCGCCAAACAGTTTTTTGAAGAGGGCGGGCAGGTGGCGATGATGGACGCGGCCATGCCCGCGGTCTTGGAACAGGTCAAAACCAAGCTGGACGAAGTCGGCGGACGCTTGGCGGAGGAGGCCCAGCGCGCCCTCGTCGACTCGCTCTCAGCCTTTTACGACGATCTCGCCTCGTCCTTGGATGCATTGGCAGCTCAGCTCGAGGCGCCCCGCGACCCCGCGGAACGCGATCGGCTGAGAGAGGTGCTTTCGGCGCTTCGGGCGGGCGCTTGA
- a CDS encoding dynamin family protein, with amino-acid sequence MSSPTTSAPHVAHRFLDVADWLEAKGASRYAERIRSIFADSGALTTYTAAFCGLFSAGKSSLVGALSGTHLKTGANPTTAEVEAVEIATKRGTLRLLDTPGIDSTDDRHREATMNALYQADLVVVVTDYQHVEADSNLELLQMFAESEKPLLFVVHQIDKHLEAELSFDEFAASVRDLAADYGVDPSRVFFTSVRPSPYSQLDELRAYLVQSAESGLGTGGEPMLRRLIEVAREGVSACYEAELAARAQAVEIACGRAPQTLDEAREWLWDAKRRAEALAQEAEERRQDAKRRAEALCDGWLRTVDLAQIAPYETAEKGRRYIESLRPDFKVGVFRAAKKTDAEREARLAAFVRDLAEKVENFLTRPLSAEMAQQIRDLGLGAAAEQRLIERCQGLRVHIDEAYVQACVKPGSLVSTEYGHQFVRDVQDRVRREMRAQVQTLAEELWASIEDKIREEEAKRLAEREAADARCRALRSYVEYGEQYENALASVTQGEVPRDE; translated from the coding sequence ATGTCGAGTCCGACAACCAGCGCGCCCCATGTTGCCCATCGGTTCCTCGATGTGGCCGATTGGCTCGAGGCGAAGGGCGCGTCTCGATATGCCGAGCGCATCCGCAGCATCTTCGCGGACAGCGGCGCGTTAACCACCTATACCGCGGCCTTTTGCGGTTTGTTTTCTGCGGGAAAATCGAGCCTGGTGGGGGCGCTGTCCGGCACGCACCTGAAGACCGGGGCCAACCCCACCACGGCCGAGGTGGAGGCCGTCGAGATCGCCACGAAGCGCGGCACCTTGCGCCTGCTCGATACGCCCGGCATCGACTCCACGGATGACCGACACCGGGAGGCGACGATGAATGCGCTGTATCAGGCGGATCTCGTCGTCGTCGTGACGGACTATCAACACGTCGAGGCCGATAGCAACCTCGAACTGCTTCAGATGTTTGCGGAGAGCGAGAAACCGCTCCTCTTCGTCGTGCACCAAATTGACAAGCACCTCGAGGCCGAGCTCTCGTTTGACGAATTTGCGGCGAGCGTGCGCGATCTCGCCGCCGACTACGGGGTGGACCCTTCGCGCGTGTTCTTCACGTCGGTGCGGCCGTCCCCGTACAGCCAGCTGGACGAGCTGCGCGCCTACCTCGTCCAAAGCGCCGAGTCCGGTCTGGGCACGGGCGGAGAGCCGATGCTGCGCCGCCTGATCGAGGTCGCCCGTGAAGGGGTGAGCGCCTGTTACGAGGCCGAGCTCGCGGCGAGGGCGCAGGCCGTCGAGATCGCATGTGGAAGGGCGCCTCAGACGCTCGACGAGGCTCGCGAATGGTTGTGGGACGCCAAGCGCCGCGCCGAGGCCCTCGCGCAGGAGGCGGAGGAGCGCCGTCAGGACGCCAAGCGCCGCGCCGAGGCGCTCTGCGACGGTTGGCTGCGCACGGTCGATCTCGCGCAAATCGCGCCCTACGAGACGGCCGAGAAGGGACGCAGGTACATCGAGAGCCTCCGGCCGGATTTCAAGGTCGGCGTGTTTCGCGCCGCCAAAAAGACGGACGCGGAGCGGGAGGCTCGGCTTGCGGCGTTCGTGCGCGATCTCGCCGAGAAGGTCGAGAACTTCCTCACGAGGCCGCTGTCTGCGGAGATGGCCCAGCAGATTCGCGATCTCGGTCTCGGTGCGGCTGCCGAACAGCGGCTGATCGAAAGGTGCCAGGGACTTCGCGTGCACATCGACGAGGCTTACGTGCAGGCGTGCGTGAAACCGGGATCGCTCGTGTCGACGGAGTACGGCCATCAGTTCGTCCGGGACGTGCAGGATCGGGTGCGCCGGGAGATGCGCGCGCAGGTCCAAACCCTCGCGGAGGAGCTTTGGGCTTCCATCGAGGACAAGATCCGCGAGGAAGAAGCGAAACGCCTAGCGGAGCGAGAGGCGGCAGACGCGCGGTGCCGGGCATTGCGCAGCTATGTCGAGTACGGGGAACAATACGAGAACGCGCTCGCGTCCGTGACCCAGGGGGAGGTGCCGCGCGATGAATGA